One stretch of Leisingera caerulea DSM 24564 DNA includes these proteins:
- the eutC gene encoding ectoine utilization protein EutC — protein sequence MPDIRILTEAELRGLVPLESDAVDCVEQGFTTLAGGGVEMPPIMTLLVPDHNGEVCVKTAYVPGIDSFAMKMSPGFFDNPKLGLPSTTGLMVVFSSKTGLLEALLLDNGYLTDVRTAAAGAVAARHLAREDAAHVCIIGAGVQARMQLKAMTLVRDIESAVIWARDSAKAEAAAAGLRDDLGIEISVSSDIAQAVSSAGIVVTTTPAAEPVIKADWLQPGQLVIAMGSDQEHKCELEPACLVKADLYVPDSQAQCAVKGELRSAIAAGLIAGDQSFAELGGITAGQAAGRRSDSDLIIADLTGTGVQDTAIATLAGSRADAAGVGATFTS from the coding sequence ATGCCTGACATCAGGATTCTGACCGAAGCGGAGCTGCGCGGGCTGGTGCCGCTGGAAAGCGATGCCGTGGACTGTGTGGAGCAGGGCTTTACCACGCTGGCGGGCGGCGGGGTGGAGATGCCGCCGATCATGACGCTGCTGGTCCCGGACCATAACGGCGAGGTCTGCGTGAAGACCGCCTATGTGCCGGGGATCGACAGCTTTGCCATGAAGATGAGCCCGGGGTTTTTCGACAACCCCAAGCTTGGGCTGCCCAGCACCACGGGTCTGATGGTGGTGTTTTCCAGCAAGACCGGCCTTTTGGAGGCGCTGCTTCTGGACAATGGCTACCTCACCGATGTGCGCACCGCCGCCGCCGGAGCAGTCGCCGCACGCCATCTGGCGCGGGAGGATGCGGCGCATGTGTGCATCATTGGGGCGGGCGTGCAGGCGCGGATGCAACTGAAGGCGATGACCCTGGTGCGCGACATCGAAAGCGCCGTCATCTGGGCGCGGGACAGCGCCAAGGCAGAGGCCGCTGCCGCCGGTTTGCGCGACGACCTGGGGATTGAAATCTCTGTCAGCAGCGATATCGCACAGGCCGTCTCCTCGGCCGGTATTGTCGTCACCACAACTCCCGCGGCCGAGCCTGTAATCAAGGCAGACTGGCTGCAGCCGGGGCAGCTGGTCATCGCCATGGGATCGGACCAGGAGCACAAGTGCGAGCTGGAGCCCGCTTGCCTGGTCAAGGCGGACCTTTATGTGCCCGACAGCCAGGCGCAATGCGCCGTCAAGGGCGAGCTGCGCAGCGCCATCGCTGCCGGGCTGATCGCCGGGGATCAGAGCTTTGCTGAATTGGGCGGGATCACCGCAGGCCAGGCCGCCGGGCGCCGGTCGGACAGTGATCTGATCATTGCCGATCTGACCGGCACCGGTGTGCAGGACACCGCCATCGCAACCCTTGCAGGCTCCCGCGCTGATGCGGCGGGTGTCGGCGCCACTTTCACCAGCTGA
- a CDS encoding TRAP transporter large permease, producing MAATIFLTMIVLLLLGFPMMIPLIAGAFIGFLMLFGDLARTETMVQQMLAGIRPASLIAVPMFIFAADIMTRGQSAGRLINVVMAYMGHIRGGLAISTAAACTMFGAVSGSTQATVVAIGSPLRPRMLQAGYKDSFVLALIVNASDIAFLIPPSIGMIIYGVVSSTSIAELFIAGIGPGLLILLLFSAYAYIYAVRNNVPTEPKATWAERFQTMRQALWPMGFPVIIIGGIYGGVFSPTEAAAACVLYALILEVLVFRSMALADVYETAKSTGLITAIVFILVGAGAAFSWVISFAQVPQQILGAIGIAEMGAIGVLFVISIAFFIGCMFVDPIVVILVLVPVFAPVVKTVGIDPVLVGTIITLQVAIGSATPPFGCDIFTAIAVFKRPYAEVVRGTPPFILMLLGVSVALIFFPQIALFLRDLAFAK from the coding sequence ATGGCTGCAACTATTTTCCTGACCATGATTGTCCTGCTGCTGCTGGGCTTTCCGATGATGATCCCGCTGATTGCCGGCGCGTTCATCGGCTTCTTGATGCTGTTCGGCGATCTGGCCCGGACCGAGACCATGGTGCAGCAGATGCTGGCCGGCATCCGGCCTGCGTCGCTGATTGCGGTGCCGATGTTCATCTTTGCTGCCGACATCATGACCCGGGGCCAGTCGGCCGGGCGGCTGATCAATGTGGTGATGGCCTATATGGGGCATATCCGCGGCGGGCTGGCGATTTCGACCGCGGCGGCCTGCACCATGTTCGGCGCAGTGTCGGGGTCGACCCAGGCGACGGTGGTGGCGATCGGCTCGCCCCTGCGCCCGCGGATGCTGCAGGCGGGGTACAAGGACAGCTTTGTGCTGGCGCTGATCGTCAATGCCAGCGACATTGCGTTCCTGATCCCGCCCTCCATCGGCATGATCATCTATGGCGTGGTGTCCAGCACCTCGATTGCCGAGCTGTTCATTGCGGGCATCGGTCCCGGCCTGCTGATCCTGCTGCTGTTTTCGGCCTACGCCTACATCTATGCGGTGCGCAACAACGTCCCGACCGAGCCCAAGGCGACCTGGGCCGAGCGGTTTCAGACCATGCGGCAGGCGCTGTGGCCGATGGGGTTTCCGGTGATCATCATCGGCGGCATCTATGGCGGCGTGTTCAGCCCGACCGAGGCGGCGGCGGCCTGTGTGCTTTATGCGCTGATCCTGGAGGTGCTGGTGTTCCGCTCGATGGCGCTGGCGGATGTCTATGAAACCGCCAAGTCCACCGGGTTGATCACCGCCATAGTGTTCATTCTGGTGGGGGCAGGGGCGGCGTTTTCCTGGGTGATCTCATTCGCGCAGGTGCCGCAGCAGATCCTGGGGGCCATCGGCATCGCTGAAATGGGCGCCATCGGGGTGCTGTTCGTGATCTCCATCGCGTTCTTCATCGGCTGCATGTTTGTCGATCCCATCGTGGTGATCCTGGTGCTGGTGCCGGTGTTTGCGCCGGTGGTGAAAACCGTCGGCATCGACCCGGTGCTGGTCGGCACCATCATCACCCTGCAGGTCGCAATCGGGTCGGCCACGCCGCCCTTCGGCTGCGATATCTTCACCGCGATTGCCGTTTTCAAGCGTCCCTATGCCGAGGTGGTGCGCGGCACGCCGCCCTTCATCCTGATGCTGCTGGGCGTGTCGGTGGCGCTGATCTTCTTCCCGCAGATTGCGCTGTTCCTGCGCGACCTGGCCTTTGCCAAGTAA
- the eutA gene encoding ectoine utilization protein EutA, with translation MALDIHATPSRVPARLDDRPVKKRIALVALATDHTSERDFARICDPDRVGVYVNRIEFENPTTRETLLQTGPRLAEAAAQILPGEAVDVVAYGCTAASIVLGNDAVARYLNTAKPGAPCVTPSSAAFDAFVALGAGRVSLLTPYSPAVTDEMAQYFAAHGPEVVSAACFGLTDDRQMARISEDSIIEAGIAACDAGADALFLSCTALRAAPCVQRIEDRLGKPVVSSNQAMVWRCLRLAGISDAVPGYGRLFEL, from the coding sequence ATGGCCCTTGATATCCATGCCACGCCCTCGCGTGTTCCGGCCCGGCTGGACGACCGCCCCGTGAAGAAACGGATCGCGCTGGTGGCGCTGGCGACCGACCACACGTCCGAGCGCGACTTTGCCCGGATCTGCGACCCGGACCGGGTCGGCGTCTATGTGAACCGGATCGAATTCGAGAACCCGACCACCCGGGAAACACTGCTGCAGACCGGCCCGCGGCTGGCTGAGGCCGCAGCACAGATCCTGCCGGGCGAAGCGGTGGATGTTGTGGCCTATGGCTGCACCGCGGCCTCGATCGTTTTGGGCAATGATGCGGTCGCCCGCTACCTGAACACGGCCAAGCCGGGCGCGCCTTGCGTCACCCCCAGCTCTGCCGCGTTTGATGCGTTTGTGGCATTGGGGGCCGGGCGGGTGTCGCTGCTGACCCCCTACAGCCCGGCCGTCACCGATGAGATGGCGCAGTATTTCGCCGCGCATGGCCCGGAGGTGGTGAGTGCCGCCTGTTTCGGGCTGACCGACGACCGCCAGATGGCGCGGATTTCCGAGGACAGCATCATCGAGGCCGGCATTGCCGCCTGCGATGCGGGCGCAGATGCGCTGTTTTTGTCCTGCACCGCGCTGCGGGCGGCACCTTGCGTGCAGCGGATCGAGGACCGGCTGGGCAAGCCGGTTGTCAGCTCGAACCAGGCGATGGTCTGGCGCTGCCTGCGGCTGGCCGGGATCAGCGATGCGGTGCCGGGCTATGGCCGGTTGTTTGAACTCTAA
- a CDS encoding universal stress protein — MFTSILVPFDGSQGAEAALAKAAELAQLCGAELTLLTVYRHHSLLEASMHMVRPDQPDDLDEIMRGHARQVAERGKALAAEGGVPNPRAFVKAGPVARTITSFAREHGNDLIVIGSRGLGSLEGVLLGSVSHKVTSLAETPVLVV, encoded by the coding sequence ATGTTCACATCTATTCTGGTGCCCTTTGACGGCTCCCAAGGGGCGGAGGCCGCGCTGGCCAAGGCGGCGGAACTGGCGCAGCTGTGCGGCGCGGAACTGACCCTGCTGACGGTCTATCGCCATCATTCGCTGCTGGAGGCCTCGATGCATATGGTGCGCCCGGATCAGCCGGATGATCTGGACGAGATCATGCGCGGCCACGCCAGACAGGTGGCCGAGCGCGGCAAGGCGCTGGCGGCAGAGGGGGGCGTTCCAAACCCCCGCGCCTTTGTCAAAGCCGGGCCGGTGGCGCGCACCATCACAAGCTTTGCCAGGGAGCACGGCAACGATCTGATCGTGATCGGCAGCCGCGGCCTTGGCTCGCTGGAGGGGGTGCTTCTGGGCAGTGTCTCCCACAAGGTGACAAGCCTGGCGGAAACCCCGGTTCTTGTTGTTTAG
- the doeB gene encoding N(2)-acetyl-L-2,4-diaminobutanoate deacetylase DoeB, with product MKPNPISPTIPLDQDGVHHGYLKLPYSRDDSAWGSVMIPLTVIKNGAGPTALLTGANHGDEYEGPIALQELAATTKAEDVTGRLIIVPAFNYPAFRAGTRTSPIDRGNMNRSFPGRPDGTVTEKIADYFQRTLLPMADLAVDFHSGGKTLDFVPFAAAHILEDKATQEACFAAMKAFNAPYSVELLEIDSAGMYDTAVEQMGKVLVTTELGGGGSSTARGNAIAKKGLRNVLIHAGMLQGQMQLDETVRLSMPDDDCFLFSEGDGLFEIMADLGAPVAMGDLVARVWPLDRTGQPPVEYRARRTGLVISRHFPGLIKSGDCVAVVGVSGA from the coding sequence ATGAAGCCAAATCCGATTTCCCCCACCATTCCGCTGGATCAGGACGGGGTGCACCACGGCTATCTGAAGCTGCCCTACAGCCGCGATGACTCGGCCTGGGGCTCGGTTATGATTCCGCTGACGGTGATCAAGAACGGCGCGGGGCCGACCGCGCTGCTGACGGGCGCCAACCACGGCGATGAATACGAAGGCCCGATTGCGCTGCAAGAACTGGCCGCCACCACCAAGGCCGAGGATGTGACCGGCCGGCTGATCATCGTGCCGGCCTTCAACTACCCGGCGTTCCGCGCGGGCACCCGCACCTCGCCCATCGACAGGGGCAATATGAACCGGTCGTTTCCGGGGCGCCCGGACGGCACCGTGACCGAGAAGATCGCCGATTACTTCCAGCGCACGCTGCTGCCGATGGCGGATCTGGCGGTGGATTTCCATTCCGGCGGCAAGACGTTGGATTTCGTGCCTTTTGCCGCCGCGCATATCCTGGAAGATAAGGCCACGCAGGAGGCATGCTTTGCCGCGATGAAGGCGTTCAACGCGCCCTATTCGGTGGAGCTGTTGGAGATCGACAGCGCGGGTATGTATGACACCGCGGTGGAGCAGATGGGCAAGGTGCTGGTCACGACGGAACTCGGCGGTGGCGGATCGTCCACCGCGCGGGGCAATGCGATTGCCAAGAAGGGGCTGCGCAATGTGCTGATCCATGCGGGCATGCTGCAAGGGCAGATGCAACTGGACGAAACCGTCCGCCTCTCGATGCCGGACGATGACTGTTTTCTGTTCAGCGAAGGCGACGGGCTGTTCGAGATCATGGCCGATCTGGGGGCGCCGGTGGCAATGGGCGATCTGGTCGCCCGGGTCTGGCCGCTGGACCGCACCGGCCAGCCGCCGGTGGAATACCGTGCCCGCCGCACGGGGCTGGTGATCAGCCGCCACTTCCCCGGCCTGATCAAATCCGGCGACTGCGTTGCGGTTGTCGGCGTCTCCGGCGCCTGA
- a CDS encoding Lrp/AsnC family transcriptional regulator, whose amino-acid sequence MQLDQRDLDILRVLSTEGRITKAALADRIGLSPTPCWDRLKKLEQAGLIEGYGARINLRKLAPHVTVFVAAEIADHTAASFRAFEAAMQRYDEVTACWALGGGFDYLLQIVTRDIDAYQRLIDEMLDARIGLSRYFTYVVTKPVKGAGAPPLDVLLGQG is encoded by the coding sequence ATGCAACTGGACCAGCGCGACCTCGACATTCTGCGCGTGCTCTCGACCGAGGGGCGCATCACCAAGGCCGCGCTGGCCGACCGGATCGGCCTGTCGCCGACGCCCTGCTGGGACCGGCTGAAGAAGCTGGAGCAGGCGGGGCTGATCGAGGGCTACGGCGCCCGCATCAACCTGCGTAAACTGGCCCCGCATGTGACGGTGTTTGTTGCCGCGGAAATCGCCGACCACACCGCCGCCAGCTTCCGCGCGTTTGAGGCCGCGATGCAGCGCTATGACGAGGTCACCGCATGCTGGGCGCTGGGGGGCGGGTTTGACTACCTGTTGCAGATCGTCACCCGCGACATCGACGCCTATCAGCGGCTGATCGACGAAATGCTGGACGCCCGCATCGGCCTTTCCCGCTATTTCACCTATGTGGTGACCAAGCCGGTGAAGGGCGCGGGCGCGCCGCCGCTGGATGTTCTGCTGGGGCAGGGGTAA
- the doeA gene encoding ectoine hydrolase DoeA (DoeA (degradation of ectoine A) is also called EutD (ectoine utilization D).) — MADPKLYFSRAEYQARLDKTRAEMSRRGLDLLIVTDPSNMNWLTGYDGWSFYVHQCVVVAMDGEPLWYGRGQDANGALRTCYMNPASIIGYPDHYVQSTERHPMDYLSAQLKDRGLDGGNIGVEMDNYYFTAAAYASLQKHLPDARFGDANALVNWQRAVKSEAELAYMRQAGQIVGRMHQRIFDKVEPGMRKCDLVADIYDAGLRYDAGLGFGGDYPAIVPLLPSGADAAAPHLTWDDLPMKSGEGTFFEIAGVVHRYHCPLSRTVFLGKPTQTFLDAEKAVLEGMEAGLEVAKAGNTCEDIAKAFFKVLKTYGIEKDNRTGYPIGVSYPPDWGERTMSLRAGDTTVLQENMTFHFMTGLWMEDWGFEITESIRIGANGPECLSDVPRKMFVKD, encoded by the coding sequence ATGGCAGACCCCAAGCTGTATTTCTCCCGCGCTGAATATCAGGCGCGTCTGGACAAGACCCGGGCCGAAATGTCCCGCCGCGGGCTTGATCTTCTGATCGTCACCGATCCGTCGAACATGAACTGGCTGACCGGCTATGACGGCTGGTCCTTCTATGTGCATCAATGCGTTGTCGTCGCAATGGACGGCGAGCCGCTTTGGTATGGCCGCGGCCAGGATGCCAACGGGGCGCTGCGCACCTGCTACATGAACCCGGCCAGTATCATCGGCTATCCGGACCACTACGTGCAGTCGACCGAGCGGCACCCGATGGATTACCTGTCGGCGCAGCTGAAGGACCGCGGGCTGGACGGCGGTAATATCGGCGTCGAGATGGACAACTACTATTTCACTGCCGCCGCCTATGCGTCGCTGCAAAAGCACCTGCCGGATGCGCGGTTCGGCGATGCCAACGCGCTGGTCAACTGGCAGCGGGCGGTGAAATCCGAGGCCGAGCTGGCGTATATGCGGCAGGCGGGGCAGATCGTCGGGCGGATGCACCAGCGTATTTTCGACAAGGTCGAGCCGGGGATGCGCAAATGCGATCTGGTGGCCGATATCTATGACGCGGGCCTGCGCTATGACGCGGGGCTTGGCTTTGGCGGCGATTATCCCGCCATCGTGCCGCTGCTGCCCTCGGGCGCGGATGCCGCCGCGCCGCATCTGACCTGGGACGACCTGCCGATGAAATCCGGCGAGGGCACGTTTTTTGAGATCGCGGGCGTGGTGCACCGCTACCACTGCCCGCTGTCGCGCACCGTGTTCCTGGGCAAACCGACGCAGACTTTCCTGGATGCGGAAAAGGCGGTGCTGGAGGGGATGGAGGCCGGGCTGGAAGTCGCGAAGGCCGGCAACACCTGCGAGGACATTGCCAAGGCGTTTTTCAAGGTGCTGAAGACATACGGCATCGAGAAGGACAACCGCACCGGCTATCCGATCGGGGTCAGCTACCCGCCGGATTGGGGCGAGCGCACCATGTCGCTGCGGGCGGGTGACACCACCGTCTTGCAGGAAAATATGACGTTCCACTTCATGACCGGCCTCTGGATGGAGGACTGGGGATTTGAGATCACCGAAAGCATCCGCATCGGGGCAAACGGGCCGGAGTGCCTGTCCGATGTGCCGCGCAAAATGTTCGTGAAGGACTGA
- the eutB gene encoding hydroxyectoine utilization dehydratase EutB, whose amino-acid sequence MTEKITLRDSYQARARIAGRIRRTALVDSPSLSARCGGQIALKLESSQITGSFKLRGATNAVLSLSEEQRAAGVVGVSTGNHGRGLAYAAAQAGVRCIICMSELVPQNKVEGIKSHGAEVRITGRSQDDAQVEVDRLVAEGMTMLPPFDHRAIIAGQSTVALEMLEQAPDLETVLVPLSGGGLISGVAMVMKAANPAIRVIGVSMERGAAMYECLQAGKPVQVEELPTLADSLGGGIGLDNAYTFEMTKAFVDDVVLVSEAEIAAAIRHAYFEERQVIEGSGSVGIAALLAGRIENPGRCAVLVSGQNIDMALHKRIIDGEDVDVAAETGGGADA is encoded by the coding sequence ATGACTGAGAAAATCACCCTTCGGGACAGCTATCAGGCCCGGGCGCGGATTGCCGGGCGGATCCGGCGGACGGCGCTCGTTGACTCCCCCTCGCTGAGTGCGCGGTGCGGCGGGCAGATCGCGCTGAAGCTGGAAAGCAGCCAGATCACCGGCAGTTTCAAGCTGCGCGGCGCCACCAATGCGGTGCTGTCGCTGAGCGAGGAACAGCGCGCAGCGGGGGTTGTTGGCGTCTCCACCGGCAACCACGGGCGCGGGCTGGCCTATGCGGCGGCGCAGGCCGGGGTGCGCTGCATCATCTGCATGTCGGAGCTGGTGCCGCAGAACAAGGTCGAGGGCATCAAATCCCACGGAGCCGAGGTGCGGATCACGGGCCGCTCGCAGGATGATGCGCAGGTGGAGGTGGACCGGCTGGTGGCGGAGGGCATGACCATGCTGCCGCCATTCGATCACCGCGCCATCATTGCGGGCCAAAGCACCGTGGCGCTGGAAATGCTGGAGCAGGCGCCGGATCTGGAGACCGTACTGGTGCCCTTGTCGGGCGGCGGGCTGATTTCCGGCGTGGCAATGGTGATGAAGGCGGCAAATCCGGCGATCCGGGTGATTGGCGTCAGCATGGAGCGCGGGGCTGCGATGTATGAATGCCTGCAGGCCGGCAAGCCGGTGCAGGTGGAGGAGCTGCCGACGCTGGCGGATTCCCTGGGCGGTGGCATCGGGCTGGACAACGCCTATACCTTTGAGATGACAAAGGCATTCGTCGATGATGTGGTGCTGGTCTCCGAAGCGGAGATCGCGGCCGCCATCCGCCATGCCTATTTCGAGGAACGCCAGGTGATCGAAGGCTCCGGCAGTGTCGGCATTGCCGCCCTGCTGGCGGGCAGGATCGAAAACCCGGGCCGCTGCGCGGTGCTGGTCAGCGGTCAGAACATAGACATGGCGCTGCACAAGCGGATCATTGATGGTGAAGATGTGGACGTGGCGGCGGAGACCGGGGGAGGCGCGGATGCCTGA
- a CDS encoding TRAP transporter small permease: MHQTHESALPGFLGVIDSAISRTESFLLAAGVLLMAANTVANVVGRFVLGNSIFFTEELNRILIILITFAGISYAARNARHIRMSAIYDLLPPHLRKVMVVVISVITAGFMFLLCFYAVKYIGSQASRGRVLPALQIPVWVILVWVPAGFFMTGAQYLLTAVRNLTSSGIYLSTHVQEGYEDAEEIEI; encoded by the coding sequence ATGCACCAGACACATGAGTCCGCGCTGCCCGGTTTCCTGGGGGTGATCGACAGCGCCATCAGCCGCACCGAGTCGTTCCTGCTGGCGGCGGGTGTTCTGCTGATGGCGGCCAATACCGTAGCCAATGTGGTGGGGCGGTTCGTGCTGGGCAATTCCATCTTCTTCACCGAAGAGCTGAACCGGATCCTGATCATCTTGATCACCTTTGCCGGCATCAGCTATGCGGCGCGCAATGCCCGCCATATCCGGATGTCGGCGATCTATGACCTGCTGCCGCCGCATCTGCGCAAGGTGATGGTGGTGGTGATTTCGGTGATTACCGCCGGGTTCATGTTCCTGCTGTGCTTTTACGCGGTGAAATACATCGGCTCGCAGGCGTCGCGCGGGCGGGTGCTGCCGGCGCTGCAAATCCCGGTCTGGGTGATCCTGGTCTGGGTGCCTGCGGGGTTCTTCATGACCGGTGCCCAGTACCTGCTGACCGCGGTGCGCAATCTGACGTCCTCCGGCATCTACCTCTCGACCCATGTGCAAGAGGGGTACGAGGACGCGGAAGAAATCGAAATCTGA
- the ehuR gene encoding MocR-like ectoine utilization transcription factor EhuR: MTIWYPDPASLATPLHTSLAAAIAKAISDGRLPKGTQLPTHRKMAEELGLSVHTVSKAYESLRRQRLIDGQVGRGSYVLDPDTSNDQPFQLSSEKGGGFDLSISRPLFSQQHAERFEQALKELPEALDPSYYLSCRPNVGHDAHRAAGAEWLKVCGLEVPAERIIMTNGVSHGMSAALSALTRPGDTVVSDKITHHLLVSGCSYLGLNLAGLETDAGGILPEALERYCREQSPKVLFLLPSLANSTAGMMPEERRRALVGIARKYDLHIIENDAFGPVAADRPVPVSALAPERSIYLTTFTKCTVSGLRAGYLAAPEHLLPALTGRIVVFGWMATPLMCELATRWVQDGTALELAEWQRRALAERYAIAEDVLQGWRWQGHPSALHLWLPLTEGWTTASFVSYAQELKVAVAPDAPFLPPKTPPQNAVRVSLGSVQDQDRFRQALELIGGMLGRPPEGIAPFTY; this comes from the coding sequence ATGACAATCTGGTATCCCGATCCCGCTTCGCTGGCCACGCCGCTGCACACCAGCCTGGCCGCCGCCATCGCCAAGGCCATCTCAGACGGGCGGCTGCCCAAGGGCACCCAGCTGCCGACCCACCGCAAAATGGCGGAGGAGCTGGGGCTGAGCGTTCACACCGTCAGCAAGGCCTATGAAAGCCTGCGGCGGCAGCGGCTGATTGACGGCCAAGTCGGGCGCGGCAGCTATGTGCTGGACCCGGATACCTCGAACGACCAGCCGTTCCAGCTGAGTTCGGAGAAGGGCGGAGGCTTTGATCTGTCAATCTCGCGCCCGCTGTTTTCGCAGCAGCACGCGGAACGGTTCGAGCAGGCGCTGAAGGAACTGCCGGAGGCGCTGGATCCGAGCTATTACCTGTCCTGCCGCCCCAACGTCGGCCATGACGCGCACCGCGCCGCCGGGGCGGAGTGGCTGAAGGTCTGCGGGCTGGAGGTGCCCGCGGAGCGGATCATAATGACCAATGGCGTGAGCCACGGCATGTCGGCGGCGCTGTCGGCGCTGACCCGGCCCGGCGATACGGTGGTATCGGACAAGATCACCCATCACCTGCTGGTGTCGGGCTGTTCCTACCTGGGGCTGAACCTGGCCGGGCTGGAGACGGATGCCGGCGGCATCCTGCCGGAGGCGCTGGAGCGGTATTGCCGGGAGCAGTCGCCCAAGGTACTGTTTTTGCTGCCGTCCCTGGCCAACTCCACCGCCGGGATGATGCCGGAAGAGCGCCGCCGGGCGCTGGTGGGGATTGCCCGCAAATATGACCTGCACATCATCGAAAACGATGCCTTCGGGCCGGTGGCGGCGGACCGCCCGGTGCCGGTTTCGGCGCTGGCGCCGGAGCGGTCGATTTACCTGACGACCTTTACCAAATGCACTGTGTCGGGGCTGCGCGCGGGCTATCTGGCGGCACCAGAGCATCTGCTGCCTGCGCTGACCGGGCGGATTGTGGTGTTCGGCTGGATGGCAACGCCCCTGATGTGCGAGCTGGCCACCCGCTGGGTGCAGGACGGCACCGCGCTGGAACTGGCAGAGTGGCAGCGCCGGGCGCTGGCGGAGCGGTATGCCATTGCCGAAGATGTGCTGCAGGGCTGGCGCTGGCAGGGCCATCCCTCGGCGCTGCACCTGTGGCTGCCGCTGACCGAGGGCTGGACCACCGCCAGCTTTGTCTCCTACGCGCAGGAGCTGAAGGTGGCAGTGGCACCGGATGCGCCGTTCCTGCCCCCCAAGACCCCGCCGCAGAACGCGGTGCGGGTGTCGCTGGGCAGCGTGCAGGACCAGGACCGGTTCCGCCAGGCGCTGGAGCTGATCGGCGGCATGCTGGGCCGCCCGCCGGAGGGGATTGCGCCCTTCACATACTGA
- a CDS encoding TRAP transporter substrate-binding protein has product MAQTVTFSFAALAAAGIALAGSAAQADTWRYAFEEAMTDVQGVYAQKFKEEIEANSDHEIQLFPYGTLGESADIMEQTQDGILQFVDQSPGFTGSLIPEAQVFFVPYLLPTDQDHLARFYKESKAINDMFKPLYADQGLELLNMFPEGEVAMTTKTPVTTCADLDEVKFRVMTNPLLVESYKAFGATPTPLPWGEVYGGLQTNVIQGQENPTFFLYSTKIYEVTDYITYAGHNNFTTAVMANKEFYDGLSPEDQQLVQNAAQAAYDHTVVYQQEAAETELAKIMEAKPEMKVTVLTDEQRSCFKEAAAEVEAKFIEMTGDSGAAILEQMKADLAATAN; this is encoded by the coding sequence ATGGCTCAGACAGTCACATTCAGCTTCGCGGCCCTGGCGGCTGCGGGGATTGCCCTGGCGGGCAGCGCGGCGCAAGCGGACACTTGGCGGTACGCCTTTGAGGAGGCGATGACCGATGTGCAGGGCGTCTATGCGCAGAAGTTCAAGGAAGAGATCGAGGCGAACTCGGATCACGAGATCCAGCTGTTCCCCTATGGCACGCTGGGCGAATCCGCCGACATCATGGAGCAGACCCAGGACGGCATCCTGCAGTTCGTCGACCAGTCGCCGGGCTTTACCGGTTCCTTGATTCCCGAGGCGCAAGTGTTCTTTGTGCCGTATCTGCTGCCGACCGATCAGGATCACCTGGCGCGCTTCTATAAGGAGAGCAAGGCGATCAACGACATGTTCAAGCCGCTCTATGCCGATCAGGGGCTGGAGCTGCTGAACATGTTCCCCGAGGGCGAAGTGGCGATGACCACCAAGACACCGGTGACCACCTGCGCCGATCTGGACGAGGTGAAGTTCCGGGTGATGACCAACCCCTTGCTGGTCGAAAGCTACAAGGCCTTTGGCGCCACCCCGACGCCGCTGCCCTGGGGCGAGGTGTACGGCGGTTTGCAGACCAATGTGATCCAGGGGCAGGAGAACCCGACGTTCTTCCTGTACTCGACCAAGATTTATGAGGTCACCGATTACATCACCTATGCGGGCCATAACAATTTCACCACCGCGGTGATGGCCAACAAGGAATTCTATGACGGCCTGAGCCCGGAGGATCAGCAGCTGGTGCAGAACGCGGCGCAGGCGGCCTATGACCACACTGTGGTGTACCAGCAGGAAGCGGCAGAGACCGAGCTGGCCAAGATCATGGAGGCCAAGCCTGAGATGAAGGTGACGGTGCTGACCGACGAGCAGCGCAGCTGCTTCAAGGAGGCGGCGGCAGAGGTCGAGGCCAAGTTCATCGAGATGACCGGCGACAGCGGCGCCGCGATCCTGGAACAGATGAAGGCAGACCTGGCGGCCACCGCCAACTGA